From Acinetobacter lwoffii, a single genomic window includes:
- the dapF gene encoding diaminopimelate epimerase, producing the protein MLLEFTKMHGLGNDFMVVDLISQRAYLDTLTIQRLANRNFGIGFDQLLVVEPPDVPSADFKYRIFNADGSEVEQCGNGVRCFAKFVHDRQLTTKTKIKVQTKSGIVEPELGANGWVRVNMGYPKFLPQEIPFVADAPESLYDIDLAGGEKLTIDVVNMGNPHAVTIVPDVIAADVARIGPQVESHARFPARVNAGFMQIIDEKHARLRVYERGVGETLACGTGACAAAISGMRRGLLSSKVEVELAGGKLQIEWKAGDVVWMTGPTATVYEGRLDLRYFQG; encoded by the coding sequence ATGTTATTAGAATTTACCAAGATGCATGGTCTGGGCAATGACTTTATGGTGGTTGATCTGATCAGCCAGCGTGCTTATTTAGACACTTTGACCATTCAGCGTTTGGCCAATCGTAACTTTGGCATTGGTTTTGATCAACTCTTGGTGGTTGAGCCACCCGATGTGCCAAGTGCAGACTTTAAATATCGGATTTTTAATGCCGATGGTTCAGAAGTGGAACAATGTGGCAATGGCGTGCGCTGTTTTGCCAAATTTGTACATGATCGTCAGCTCACGACCAAAACCAAAATCAAGGTACAAACCAAATCTGGTATTGTAGAGCCGGAATTGGGTGCGAATGGTTGGGTACGGGTCAATATGGGTTATCCAAAATTTTTGCCTCAGGAAATTCCATTTGTAGCTGATGCGCCGGAGAGCCTGTATGACATCGATCTTGCTGGCGGTGAAAAGCTGACCATTGATGTGGTCAATATGGGGAATCCACATGCGGTGACAATCGTACCGGATGTGATTGCTGCCGATGTCGCACGTATTGGTCCACAAGTTGAATCACATGCGCGCTTCCCGGCACGAGTCAATGCTGGCTTTATGCAGATTATTGATGAAAAACATGCACGTTTACGTGTGTACGAGCGTGGTGTAGGCGAGACCTTAGCTTGTGGTACAGGTGCCTGTGCTGCCGCAATTTCAGGTATGCGTCGTGGTCTGCTGTCGAGTAAAGTCGAAGTTGAACTGGCAGGCGGCAAGCTGCAAATTGAATGGAAAGCAGGTGATGTGGTCTGGATGACCGGACCAACGGCGACCGTATATGAAGGACGTCTGGATTTACGTTATTTCCAGGGTTAA